The Agarilytica rhodophyticola genome has a window encoding:
- a CDS encoding TVP38/TMEM64 family protein, with product MKKRLLLIMGIAVVVSIFIGFDLKQYLALDSLTAWVAEEPLQAGLAFAFLYFIVASLSLPGAGPLSLVAGAVFGLWYGVLIVSFASSLGATIGMLISRSLLQEWVQKRFASALEKVNKGVEKDGALYLFSMRLIPPIPFFVINLVFGLTKIKAPTFYLVSQLGMLPATMIYVNAGASLGRVENISFFEIFQPEIILSFAALIAFPFVVKLIMNKTKIFNQSSDA from the coding sequence ATGAAAAAACGATTATTATTAATTATGGGAATCGCTGTTGTGGTTTCCATATTTATAGGCTTCGACCTAAAGCAATACTTGGCGCTCGATAGCTTAACCGCGTGGGTAGCCGAAGAACCTTTGCAAGCTGGTTTAGCGTTTGCCTTTTTGTATTTTATTGTGGCTAGTTTAAGTTTGCCCGGAGCTGGGCCTTTATCTCTTGTTGCCGGTGCCGTGTTTGGCCTTTGGTACGGAGTACTTATTGTATCTTTTGCCAGTTCTCTAGGTGCCACTATTGGGATGCTTATCTCCAGGTCTCTTTTACAGGAGTGGGTACAAAAGCGTTTTGCAAGTGCTCTGGAGAAAGTAAATAAAGGTGTAGAAAAAGATGGAGCGCTTTATTTATTCTCAATGCGACTTATTCCCCCTATTCCTTTTTTCGTTATTAATCTTGTTTTTGGCTTAACTAAAATCAAGGCCCCAACATTTTATCTCGTCAGTCAACTGGGAATGTTGCCAGCTACGATGATATACGTAAATGCCGGTGCTAGTTTAGGTAGGGTTGAAAACATTTCTTTTTTTGAAATATTTCAGCCAGAAATTATTTTATCCTTCGCGGCTCTAATTGCATTCCCATTTGTAGTTAAGCTAATTATGAACAAAACTAAAATATTTAATCAGTCATCAGATGCCTAA
- the lpdA gene encoding dihydrolipoyl dehydrogenase gives MPKNSNKYDANLVVIGAGSGGLVSAYIAAAVKAKVFLIEKAHMGGDCLNTGCVPSKALIRAAKACHQAKHANRYGVHVDNVQVDFAAVMARVHEVIKEIEPHDSVERYTSLGVNCIQGEAKILSPNKVVVGDRELTTRHIIVATGAGPAVPPIPGLDTIDYLTSDNLWQLKELPKRLLVVGGGPIGCELAQAFSRLGANVTVVDMADKLLPRADNDVSSYVQNAFVEENIQLKLGAGLKRFSEGQAIVEKDGQEETIEFDKVLIAVGRKPNTQGFGLQELGVELNPNGTVKVDEYMRTSVEGILACGDVAGPYQFTHTASHQAWYASVNALFGGFKKFKTDYSTIPWVIFTDPEVAHVGAAENDLISAGVDYDVVKYDLDELDRAIADGENKGMVKVLMQKGKDRILGATIVGSHSGEIITEFVAAMKNKKGLNSILGTIHSYPTWSEANKYAAGNWKRANAPQTLLNWVEKYHAFRRR, from the coding sequence ATGCCTAAAAACTCGAATAAATACGATGCTAATCTCGTTGTGATTGGTGCTGGTAGTGGCGGTTTGGTCAGTGCCTATATTGCTGCGGCAGTGAAAGCAAAAGTCTTCCTTATTGAAAAAGCCCACATGGGTGGTGATTGCCTCAATACTGGGTGCGTTCCAAGTAAAGCACTGATTCGTGCGGCCAAAGCGTGCCACCAAGCGAAACATGCTAATCGCTATGGTGTTCATGTCGATAATGTCCAAGTAGATTTCGCCGCAGTGATGGCGAGAGTGCATGAAGTTATCAAAGAAATTGAGCCACATGATTCTGTCGAACGTTACACTAGCCTTGGTGTAAATTGTATTCAGGGGGAAGCCAAAATTCTTTCGCCAAACAAAGTTGTAGTAGGTGATCGGGAGCTGACTACTCGTCATATTATTGTTGCTACTGGTGCAGGGCCTGCTGTCCCTCCTATTCCTGGTTTAGACACTATAGATTATTTAACTTCCGATAATTTATGGCAACTAAAAGAACTGCCAAAGCGTTTGCTAGTGGTTGGTGGTGGGCCTATCGGTTGCGAATTGGCGCAAGCATTTTCGCGCTTAGGAGCCAATGTCACCGTTGTAGATATGGCCGATAAATTGTTGCCGAGAGCTGACAATGATGTGTCTAGCTATGTTCAAAACGCATTTGTTGAAGAAAATATTCAACTTAAATTAGGTGCGGGTTTAAAACGCTTCTCAGAAGGCCAAGCTATTGTTGAGAAAGATGGACAAGAAGAAACTATAGAGTTTGATAAAGTATTAATCGCGGTGGGTCGAAAACCCAATACTCAAGGTTTTGGTTTGCAAGAGCTAGGTGTTGAGCTCAACCCTAATGGCACAGTAAAAGTCGATGAGTATATGCGTACCAGTGTGGAAGGTATTTTAGCGTGTGGTGATGTGGCAGGTCCTTATCAGTTTACTCATACGGCAAGTCATCAAGCGTGGTATGCAAGTGTGAATGCATTATTTGGTGGCTTTAAGAAGTTTAAGACAGACTACAGTACGATTCCTTGGGTAATTTTCACTGATCCTGAAGTGGCTCACGTCGGGGCAGCCGAAAATGACTTGATAAGTGCTGGGGTGGATTATGATGTTGTAAAATACGACCTTGATGAACTAGATCGTGCAATAGCTGATGGTGAAAACAAAGGCATGGTTAAAGTATTGATGCAAAAAGGCAAGGATCGGATCTTAGGTGCAACAATTGTGGGCTCCCATAGTGGTGAAATTATTACCGAGTTTGTAGCTGCGATGAAAAATAAAAAAGGACTCAATAGTATTCTGGGAACCATTCACAGTTACCCTACTTGGAGCGAAGCGAATAAATACGCGGCAGGTAATTGGAAACGAGCTAATGCACCACAAACTTTGTTAAATTGGGTAGAAAAATACCACGCTTTTCGCAGACGTTAA
- a CDS encoding response regulator encodes MTNTSLTKTVTKVALIIGVITICVSLIPWLKMTHARTQADLDKRIATLVRVEVPLIIQILDNDINKLDKHLGKFVNSENLARIKLTLRFDDKKKQYNYFTNEIKNFFWGVSTTIKHIDDYSTGTLELEIYAQESFFSAETFKHLATYLILETLTIGLSILGLLLFLRKFIFQRVSQVNKQLDVLNNVDTISANSFPEPLSLSYDRITSLDNDELDKIIEVIENLHRDYIQCLEQKRAIEFVLLEEKQQKLETRRLIAEAKAANKAKSEFIATMSHEIRTPLNGVVGMVEMLRDTPLNNNQKHYLDVLYRSGDSLLEIINDILDYSKIESGRMLLEKIHFDLEKLIEDCCKLFSPIANKRNIELVSNISPDTPTLLIGDPTRLRQVIVNLVGNAFKFTKKGFVSLNISAQGNADKNSVKLLFSISDSGIGISLKEQNNLFEAFQQADSSTTRRFGGSGLGLAICKQLAELMDGEIGIESEQGSGSTFWFTSRFTIDVVEVEKNPISCSLALSGKKLLAINLSDIMLHGLRQHAPSWNLAFTSIEELPNSPDSLVKGNHALYDFVLIDHNPQNSDGFDIAKRIQSINAYYSIPIMLITSQQASSFSQSQLYSVSSIIPRPIAIQNLKHTLISQGYGTQLNPLMSQISEKPNHSALSVLVAEDNAVNRMVIEGLLGKFEIKPDFAENGHEAVKIFLSNEKSYDLILMDCEMPEMDGFDATIKIREEEKNQAIAATPIIALTAHVEASHRQRVFECGMNHFLSKPVTLDKLNEALASVGLGNKDTSVF; translated from the coding sequence TTGACGAACACTAGTCTTACAAAGACTGTCACTAAAGTTGCCCTTATCATAGGGGTCATTACAATTTGTGTGAGTCTAATCCCCTGGCTAAAGATGACCCATGCTAGAACACAAGCAGACTTAGACAAGCGCATAGCAACGCTGGTGCGGGTAGAGGTTCCGTTAATCATACAGATTTTAGATAACGACATAAATAAACTCGACAAACACTTAGGCAAGTTTGTTAATTCTGAGAATTTGGCTCGCATTAAACTCACTTTGCGGTTTGACGATAAGAAAAAACAATACAACTATTTTACCAATGAAATTAAGAACTTTTTCTGGGGCGTATCAACCACCATTAAACATATAGATGACTATAGTACTGGAACCTTAGAATTAGAAATATATGCACAAGAAAGTTTTTTCTCGGCAGAAACATTTAAACACCTCGCTACATATTTAATATTAGAAACTCTAACAATAGGTTTATCAATATTAGGTTTGCTACTTTTCTTAAGAAAATTTATTTTCCAACGAGTCAGTCAAGTTAACAAACAACTCGATGTGCTTAACAACGTCGATACTATATCTGCAAATAGCTTTCCCGAACCATTATCGCTCTCCTATGACAGAATAACGAGTTTAGATAACGATGAATTAGATAAAATAATTGAGGTTATTGAAAACTTACATCGTGATTATATTCAGTGCCTAGAGCAAAAGCGTGCAATTGAGTTTGTATTACTAGAAGAGAAGCAACAAAAACTAGAGACACGGCGACTAATTGCAGAAGCAAAAGCAGCCAACAAGGCTAAAAGTGAATTTATTGCGACTATGAGCCATGAAATTAGAACGCCATTAAATGGCGTTGTCGGCATGGTTGAGATGTTGCGCGATACACCACTTAACAATAATCAGAAACATTATTTAGATGTTTTATATCGTTCAGGAGATTCACTTTTAGAGATAATCAATGATATTTTGGATTACTCCAAAATTGAATCTGGACGAATGCTGTTAGAAAAAATTCACTTCGATTTAGAAAAGCTTATAGAAGATTGTTGCAAGCTGTTTAGCCCTATAGCAAACAAAAGAAATATCGAACTGGTCAGTAATATTTCACCAGACACACCGACCTTACTTATTGGCGACCCAACACGACTTCGCCAAGTTATTGTAAACCTTGTAGGCAACGCATTTAAATTTACCAAAAAAGGCTTTGTTTCCTTAAATATTAGTGCTCAAGGAAATGCTGATAAGAACAGTGTTAAATTGCTCTTCTCAATTAGCGACAGCGGTATCGGCATATCACTTAAAGAACAAAACAATCTTTTCGAAGCATTCCAGCAAGCAGACAGTTCAACCACACGAAGATTTGGCGGTAGCGGCCTGGGCCTTGCAATATGTAAGCAATTAGCAGAGCTAATGGACGGTGAAATTGGTATTGAAAGTGAGCAGGGAAGTGGTTCAACCTTTTGGTTTACATCCCGCTTTACTATAGATGTTGTCGAGGTAGAAAAAAACCCTATAAGCTGTAGCTTAGCCTTGTCTGGAAAGAAATTACTAGCAATAAATTTATCGGATATTATGCTTCACGGACTACGCCAACACGCGCCTAGTTGGAATTTAGCATTTACAAGTATTGAAGAATTACCAAATAGCCCTGATAGTTTAGTAAAGGGAAATCATGCTCTTTATGATTTTGTGTTAATTGACCATAATCCACAAAATTCAGATGGCTTTGATATCGCAAAACGTATTCAGAGTATTAACGCATACTATTCAATCCCCATAATGTTAATAACAAGCCAACAGGCTTCATCTTTCTCCCAATCACAGCTTTACTCTGTATCGTCAATCATACCCCGGCCTATCGCCATTCAAAATTTAAAGCACACTTTGATATCTCAGGGGTACGGTACGCAGTTGAACCCACTTATGTCTCAGATTTCTGAGAAACCAAATCATTCCGCTCTAAGTGTGCTCGTAGCAGAAGATAATGCAGTTAATCGAATGGTAATTGAAGGACTACTTGGGAAATTTGAAATAAAGCCAGACTTTGCAGAAAACGGCCATGAAGCAGTAAAAATATTTTTATCGAATGAAAAATCCTACGATTTAATTTTGATGGATTGCGAAATGCCTGAGATGGACGGTTTTGATGCAACCATAAAAATTCGCGAAGAAGAAAAGAACCAAGCCATAGCAGCAACACCGATAATAGCGCTTACGGCACATGTGGAAGCTTCACACCGACAAAGGGTTTTCGAATGCGGTATGAATCATTTTTTAAGTAAACCTGTAACCCTTGATAAATTGAATGAAGCATTGGCATCAGTAGGATTAGGAAATAAAGATACAAGCGTTTTTTAA
- the hemW gene encoding radical SAM family heme chaperone HemW, producing MKHSCQLQLPPLSLYVHIPWCVRKCPYCDFNSHVAKTEIPTDDYVKALADDLNNDKEMAQGRPITSIFFGGGTPSLLPNSAIASIIDMVDNTIGIDIQAEITLEANPGTVEYHDFSALRNTGVNRLSLGVQSFNSSHLQRLGRIHSAQEAESAINRAVAGGFSNFNIDLMHGLPQQSVPQAISDLNRAISLQPTHLSWYQLTIEQNTEFYSKPPALPQEDLLLDIFQQGQQTLTDAGYKQYEVSAYAKSSKASRHNMNYWQFGDYMAIGAGAHGKVSMPQEQRIFRYRKTRLPKDYLAKNKRYTAHTENIASENLTLEFMMNALRLNDGIELSIYSERTGLKKENIMPKLKKLTAKGLLLDDQHRIIPSSLGRNFLNTLLESFI from the coding sequence ATGAAGCATAGCTGCCAACTGCAATTACCACCATTATCCCTTTATGTACATATTCCTTGGTGTGTACGTAAATGTCCTTATTGTGACTTTAATTCACACGTTGCTAAAACAGAAATCCCAACCGACGACTATGTCAAAGCACTTGCTGATGACTTAAACAACGACAAAGAGATGGCTCAGGGCCGCCCAATTACATCTATTTTCTTTGGCGGCGGCACCCCTAGTTTATTACCAAACTCAGCAATTGCCAGCATCATTGATATGGTAGATAACACTATTGGTATTGATATTCAGGCAGAGATAACTCTCGAAGCAAACCCTGGAACCGTGGAATATCATGACTTTTCGGCACTTCGCAACACTGGCGTAAACCGCTTATCACTTGGGGTACAAAGTTTTAACTCCTCACATTTACAGCGCCTTGGGAGAATTCATAGCGCCCAAGAAGCAGAGTCTGCAATTAATCGTGCCGTCGCAGGAGGTTTTAGTAATTTCAATATCGACCTGATGCATGGTTTACCTCAGCAATCAGTGCCACAAGCAATATCGGATCTAAATCGAGCGATAAGCCTACAACCGACACATCTATCCTGGTACCAATTAACTATTGAACAAAACACAGAGTTTTATTCTAAGCCACCTGCTTTGCCACAAGAAGATTTATTACTCGACATTTTTCAGCAAGGTCAGCAAACACTTACCGACGCCGGATATAAGCAATATGAAGTATCCGCTTATGCCAAATCATCAAAGGCTTCCAGGCACAATATGAATTACTGGCAGTTTGGCGACTATATGGCGATAGGAGCGGGCGCTCATGGTAAAGTGTCAATGCCGCAAGAACAGCGAATTTTTCGTTATCGCAAAACCCGGCTACCGAAAGATTACTTGGCAAAAAACAAGCGTTATACAGCACACACTGAGAATATCGCGTCTGAAAACCTGACTTTAGAATTTATGATGAATGCCCTGCGACTGAATGACGGAATAGAGCTTTCAATCTACTCAGAGAGAACAGGCCTCAAAAAGGAGAACATTATGCCAAAACTTAAAAAGTTGACGGCAAAAGGATTGTTATTAGATGATCAACACAGGATTATACCTAGCTCTCTTGGGAGAAATTTTTTAAATACATTGTTAGAGAGCTTTATTTAG
- the traF gene encoding conjugal transfer protein TraF, giving the protein MRCCQSIVSNLRNIVGILVCAQVAPAFAVSYGTFDARSLAMGGATVAAGNPAHAHFYNPALLSFENEDEDESTNGRFIFPGAVALVSDSGEAAVDIVSDDLDESITNTVNVFNNCVFDITSPACQTGTSADNARTVQSAAGEVLTSLNDFDQAIESLNQQLIELEAYVGLSVSEPAEREGGSFYFGVRGLVFGRADVSPEDLALIDEYITATASLADGSATLASLESTRVVNGGRLVDPRPSLTSSAQVASLAIGEWGIAFSKEFSVWGQPIAFGATPKILQVEVYRENVNFVDDIPSYSENRKSHLTMNFDLGIAAELFENYRVGFSVRDVLPKTFDSENGLEVELNPRARLGLAYVNDYVTIGLDIDTIKNEPIAEEPETQEAALGIEFSPWDAIDLRFGYRQDFAGEREDILSAGIRYQIWRFVTEASIAASDDVTGGALQFGWAF; this is encoded by the coding sequence ATGCGCTGTTGTCAATCCATAGTCAGTAATCTTAGAAATATTGTAGGTATTTTAGTCTGTGCTCAGGTAGCGCCGGCCTTCGCGGTAAGCTATGGGACTTTCGATGCACGTTCCCTTGCTATGGGTGGAGCAACGGTCGCTGCGGGCAATCCTGCTCATGCACACTTTTACAACCCCGCTTTGTTGTCTTTTGAGAATGAGGATGAAGACGAATCGACCAATGGTCGCTTTATTTTCCCTGGTGCTGTCGCTCTTGTATCCGATTCTGGTGAGGCTGCGGTTGACATCGTTTCTGATGACTTAGATGAAAGTATCACTAACACCGTTAACGTGTTTAATAACTGTGTTTTTGACATTACCTCTCCTGCATGTCAGACAGGTACTAGCGCAGATAATGCGCGCACCGTGCAAAGTGCAGCAGGTGAAGTACTTACTTCGCTTAATGATTTTGATCAGGCGATTGAATCTTTAAATCAACAACTCATTGAGTTAGAAGCTTATGTTGGCTTATCAGTGAGTGAGCCTGCTGAGCGAGAAGGTGGTAGTTTTTATTTTGGTGTTCGCGGACTAGTTTTTGGTCGTGCGGATGTCAGCCCAGAAGACCTTGCTCTAATTGATGAATACATTACTGCAACCGCTTCTCTTGCTGATGGCAGTGCTACTTTGGCAAGTCTTGAAAGCACGAGAGTGGTAAATGGTGGGCGTTTGGTTGATCCACGTCCTAGTTTAACATCGAGTGCTCAAGTAGCTTCTTTGGCTATTGGTGAGTGGGGAATTGCTTTTTCAAAAGAGTTTTCTGTCTGGGGACAGCCTATTGCTTTCGGTGCAACACCTAAGATTTTGCAAGTTGAAGTTTATCGCGAGAATGTTAATTTCGTTGACGATATCCCATCCTATTCTGAAAACCGTAAATCCCATTTGACGATGAATTTTGATTTGGGAATTGCTGCTGAATTGTTCGAGAATTACCGCGTAGGGTTTTCTGTGCGAGATGTTTTGCCAAAAACGTTTGATAGCGAAAATGGTTTGGAAGTAGAGTTAAATCCTAGAGCTCGCTTAGGGTTGGCCTATGTTAACGATTATGTAACTATCGGTTTGGACATCGACACCATCAAAAATGAGCCCATTGCTGAAGAGCCTGAAACTCAAGAAGCTGCTCTGGGTATAGAATTTAGTCCATGGGATGCTATCGACTTACGCTTTGGTTATCGTCAAGACTTTGCTGGCGAAAGAGAAGATATTCTATCAGCTGGTATCCGTTATCAAATATGGCGCTTTGTTACAGAAGCTTCTATTGCGGCGAGTGATGATGTAACCGGGGGTGCTCTTCAATTTGGCTGGGCTTTTTAA
- the rdgB gene encoding RdgB/HAM1 family non-canonical purine NTP pyrophosphatase: MTKTVILASGNPGKLREFNILLQQVGFNVKPQSEFDVSNAEETGLSFIENAIIKARHACANTGHPAIADDSGIEVDALQGAPGIYSARYSGEGANDQTNNQKLLDALKDVPEKQRTARYQCLLVFMQHENDPTPIIAQGSWEGRILEKPMGDGGFGYDPIFWVPTHNCSSAQMSKEEKNRISHRAIAMQSLMQKIRGL; the protein is encoded by the coding sequence ATGACTAAAACCGTTATCTTGGCAAGTGGCAACCCTGGGAAATTACGGGAGTTTAATATTCTCTTGCAGCAGGTCGGCTTTAATGTGAAACCCCAGTCTGAGTTCGATGTTAGTAATGCCGAAGAAACTGGGCTTAGTTTTATTGAAAACGCAATTATTAAAGCGAGACACGCGTGCGCCAATACCGGCCATCCCGCAATAGCGGATGATTCAGGCATTGAAGTGGACGCCCTGCAGGGCGCCCCCGGCATTTATTCTGCTCGCTACAGTGGCGAAGGTGCAAATGATCAGACTAACAACCAAAAATTGTTAGATGCCTTAAAAGATGTTCCGGAAAAACAAAGAACTGCACGTTACCAATGCCTACTGGTGTTTATGCAACATGAAAATGACCCCACACCAATTATTGCGCAAGGCAGTTGGGAAGGGCGTATTCTTGAAAAACCTATGGGCGATGGCGGTTTCGGCTACGACCCAATATTCTGGGTACCCACACACAACTGTAGCAGCGCTCAGATGAGCAAAGAGGAAAAAAACCGCATAAGCCACAGAGCTATAGCAATGCAAAGCCTAATGCAGAAGATAAGAGGGTTGTAA
- a CDS encoding DUF4426 domain-containing protein: MRNIIFLACMLALLSTSFSSYAQRDPNLKFQTEVGDFAVNHVVFNSTFVLPEVAKIYKLKRSKYESLLNISVNRKNIPGTVGAKLSGTVTNLLQQQKSLKFIEIKEENSIYYLAPIRIANEEVLHFSITLRPDGTDEDLTFKFSQTVYADE; encoded by the coding sequence ATGCGAAATATAATATTTTTAGCCTGTATGTTGGCCTTGTTAAGCACAAGCTTTTCGAGCTATGCCCAGCGTGATCCGAACCTTAAGTTTCAGACAGAGGTAGGTGATTTTGCTGTTAATCATGTGGTTTTTAACAGCACCTTTGTACTTCCTGAAGTCGCTAAGATCTATAAACTTAAACGCAGTAAGTACGAATCCCTGTTAAATATTTCTGTTAATCGCAAAAATATTCCTGGAACTGTTGGCGCAAAACTAAGCGGTACTGTCACCAATTTATTACAGCAGCAAAAGAGTCTTAAATTTATCGAGATCAAAGAAGAGAATTCTATTTACTACCTGGCACCGATACGTATCGCTAATGAAGAGGTGCTACATTTTTCTATTACTCTACGTCCTGATGGCACTGATGAAGATCTTACCTTCAAGTTCTCACAGACTGTATACGCGGATGAGTAA
- the metW gene encoding methionine biosynthesis protein MetW produces the protein MRVDHQIIENWVRADTRILDLGCGDGTLLKNLMRSKNIRGYGLDINSENILRCVENGVNVIEQNIDQGLYNFEDQSFDTVIMSQTIQTMQYPDRALNEMLRIGKECIVAFPNFGHWRARLQLLINGRMPVSDILPYEWYNTPNIHFCTFRDFEFLCQALNIKVLNRAVVATRSLGTFLQHIHPNLFAETAIYRVSR, from the coding sequence ATGCGCGTCGACCATCAAATTATTGAAAACTGGGTGCGGGCAGATACGCGTATTTTAGACCTAGGCTGCGGCGACGGCACACTATTGAAAAACCTTATGCGAAGTAAAAATATTCGCGGCTACGGCCTCGACATTAACTCTGAAAATATCCTGCGCTGCGTTGAAAACGGTGTCAATGTCATCGAGCAAAATATTGACCAAGGCCTCTATAACTTTGAAGACCAAAGTTTTGATACGGTTATCATGTCGCAAACCATTCAAACAATGCAATATCCCGATAGAGCACTTAATGAAATGCTGCGCATCGGTAAAGAGTGTATTGTTGCCTTTCCAAATTTTGGCCATTGGCGAGCACGTTTACAATTACTGATAAATGGCCGCATGCCAGTGTCTGATATTTTACCTTACGAATGGTATAACACGCCCAATATTCACTTTTGTACTTTTCGCGACTTTGAATTTTTATGTCAGGCATTGAATATAAAGGTTCTTAATCGGGCGGTGGTTGCAACTCGCTCGCTGGGAACATTCTTACAGCATATCCATCCTAACCTGTTTGCAGAAACTGCTATTTATAGAGTCTCAAGATAA
- the metX gene encoding homoserine O-succinyltransferase MetX, translated as MPQTIPSDSVGIVTPQEFIFTEPQQLASGQVLVQQTLMVETYGELNSKKSNAILICHALSGHHHAAGYHSLEDKKPGWWDAYIGPGKPIDTNKFFVVSLNNLGGCHGSTGPTSNDPQTNKPYGADFPNLRVRDWVSSQARLADRLGIEQWAAVVGGSLGGMQAMRWSLQYPNRLRHCIVIASAMSLTAQNIAFNETARQAIMSDPQFNDGHYLQQSTIPVGGLSVARMIGHITYLSDDGMGKKFGRELRSGSFDEGEQEPVEFQIESYLRYQGETFSRAFDANTYILMTRALDYFDLARDYNDNPAEAFSHASCKYLVISFTSDWRFAPERSREIVNALNKADKDVIYAEIESPYGHDAFLIPKQARYWDLLSAYMKNIEVDT; from the coding sequence ATGCCGCAAACCATTCCATCCGATTCAGTAGGTATTGTCACCCCTCAGGAATTTATTTTTACTGAACCTCAGCAACTTGCCTCTGGGCAAGTTCTTGTGCAGCAAACATTGATGGTAGAAACCTATGGCGAGCTCAATAGTAAGAAAAGCAATGCCATTTTAATTTGTCATGCTTTGTCGGGGCACCATCATGCCGCAGGTTACCACAGCCTGGAAGATAAAAAGCCTGGTTGGTGGGATGCTTATATTGGCCCGGGAAAGCCAATAGATACCAATAAATTCTTTGTTGTTTCACTGAATAATTTGGGGGGTTGCCACGGTTCCACAGGTCCAACGTCTAATGATCCGCAAACGAATAAGCCCTATGGCGCAGACTTTCCCAATTTAAGAGTGCGCGATTGGGTAAGCAGTCAAGCACGTCTGGCAGATCGTTTAGGCATAGAGCAATGGGCAGCTGTAGTGGGTGGCAGTTTAGGTGGTATGCAGGCTATGCGCTGGTCTCTGCAATATCCGAATCGCCTGCGCCACTGTATCGTCATTGCATCAGCCATGAGCTTAACAGCACAAAATATTGCCTTTAATGAAACCGCTCGCCAGGCCATCATGTCAGATCCCCAATTTAATGATGGCCATTATCTGCAACAAAGCACTATTCCTGTCGGCGGTTTATCTGTAGCGAGAATGATCGGCCACATCACGTATTTATCTGACGATGGTATGGGCAAAAAATTTGGTCGCGAGCTGCGTTCCGGAAGCTTTGATGAAGGCGAACAGGAACCAGTAGAATTTCAAATTGAAAGTTATTTACGCTACCAAGGCGAAACGTTCTCTAGAGCCTTCGACGCTAATACCTATATTCTTATGACGCGGGCGTTAGACTATTTTGACTTAGCCAGAGATTATAATGATAACCCAGCTGAGGCATTTTCCCATGCCAGCTGTAAGTACCTTGTTATATCTTTTACCTCAGACTGGCGATTTGCACCTGAGCGCTCTCGAGAGATAGTCAACGCACTCAATAAAGCGGATAAGGATGTGATTTATGCGGAAATCGAGTCGCCCTACGGACACGATGCATTTCTAATACCGAAACAGGCACGTTATTGGGATCTACTCAGTGCTTACATGAAGAATATTGAGGTGGATACCTAA
- a CDS encoding YggT family protein — MNLLSEILLYITETLGALYLVAIILRFFLQLARADFYNPFSQTLVKVTNPALIPIRRVIPGVLGIDAAAIVLALLVQVILGEANYFIVYQSFFNPLSAILFGILGILKITTYLVFATIIILVISSFLAPHSSHPVIMLARQLLEPLMAPIQRLLPPMGGLDFSVLFIGMGNVILQKVLDATAWGMNLHNPPLTFLVIGY; from the coding sequence ATGAATTTATTATCTGAAATCCTACTTTATATTACTGAAACACTTGGCGCTCTATATTTAGTAGCCATTATTCTACGTTTCTTTTTACAACTTGCCCGTGCCGACTTTTATAATCCTTTTTCCCAAACCTTGGTTAAAGTTACCAACCCGGCATTAATTCCAATTCGCCGTGTTATACCAGGAGTCCTAGGCATTGATGCAGCCGCTATCGTGTTAGCCCTGCTAGTGCAAGTGATCTTGGGTGAAGCCAATTATTTCATTGTCTATCAATCATTCTTTAATCCTCTATCGGCAATATTGTTTGGCATTCTAGGTATTCTCAAAATCACTACCTATTTAGTTTTTGCTACGATTATTATTCTAGTAATTTCCAGCTTTTTAGCCCCTCATAGCTCCCACCCCGTTATCATGTTAGCGCGCCAGTTATTAGAACCTCTTATGGCCCCTATACAGCGGCTTTTACCTCCAATGGGTGGACTGGATTTCTCGGTTCTATTTATCGGCATGGGCAATGTGATCTTACAAAAAGTGCTTGATGCTACAGCCTGGGGTATGAACCTGCACAATCCTCCATTAACCTTCCTTGTTATAGGTTACTAG